From the genome of Legionella beliardensis:
ATACCGGCTGTAATAATGAAGATATGGAATCATCACGAGTCTGGGCTACAGGCCTTGTGATGCGTAATTATTCACCTATACCAAGTAATTATCGTTCGAATCAATCTTTGTCGGATTGGCTTAAAAAGAATAATATTGTAGCTATTGCTGGGATAGATACTCGCCAATTAACAACCTTAATCAGAGAAAAAGGCGCACTTGGCTGCTGCATTAGCACAAATGTTGCTAAACCTAAGTTAGCACTAGCGAAAGCTGAAGCTTTTTCAGGGTTAAACGATGCGGATTTAGCAACTGAGGTTTCTAGACAAACCATCGAACGTTGGGATCAGGGCCGCGGCCTGTGGAGTGAAGCCTCAAAGCCTTTACATTATCATGTTGTAGCATACGATTTTGGGGTAAAAAATACTATATTACGCATCCTTTATGATAAAGGTTGTTACATTACCTTAGTGCCTGCTCAAACAAGTGCTGAGGAAGTATTAGCTCTAAATCCTGACGGCGTTTTTCTATCTAATGGCCCAGGTGATCCTAAAGCATGCCAGTATGCTATTGATGCAACTAAAACATTTCTAAAAACTGAAATCCCAGTGTTTGGTATTTGTTTGGGCTTTCAAATTCTAGCTTTAGCCAGCGGCGCTAAATCAGCCAAAATGAAATTTGGCCACCATGGTGCTAATCATCCCGTTATAGCGACAGAAGAAGATAAGCAAGTGTTTATTACTAGCCAAAATCATGGATTTACCATTGATGAACATACGTTGACTGATAACTGGGATATTACTCATCGTTCTTTATTTGATCAAACATTGCAAGGCATTAAACATAAATTTAAGCCAGCTTTGGGTTTTCAGGGCCATCCTGAAGCAAGTCCCGGGCCTCATGATATAGAGGTTTTATTTGATCAATTTATAACGATGATGCACAATGCTAATAATCAAAGAGGAATAAAGTGAACGAATTTCATGTCTTTACTTCAGAGTCGGTTTCTGAAGGCCACCCGGATAAAATTGCTGATCAAATTTCAGATGCTATTTTAGATGCTATTTTGAGCAAAGATCCCAAAGCACGTGTTGCCTGTGAAACGTTAGTAAAAACTGGAATGGTTTTAATAGGTGGAGAAATTACTACTTCAGCGTGGGTTGATGTGGAAGAAATTACCCGCAGAGTGGTAAGAGACATTGGTTATAATAGCTCGGATATGGGTTTTGATTGGGCCTCTTGTGCAGTATTATCAGCAATCGGTAAGCAATCACCCGATATTTCGCAGGGCGTAGACAACCCAACTACTAATATATTGGGCGCAGGCGATCAGGGGCTCATGTTTGGGTATGCAAGCCGAGAAACAGATGTCTTTATGCCTGCTCCTATTGCTTATGCACACCGACTAATGGAAAGGCAAGCTTTACTTCGAAAGCAGAAGAAATTACCTTGGCTTAGACCAGATGCTAAGTGTCAATTAACTTTGCGTTATGAACAGGGCAAACCTGTTGGAATAGATACTGTAGTCTTTTCAACGCAACATGACCCTGATATTTCATATGAAAATATAGTAGAAGCGGTTCATGAAGAAATCATTAAACCCGTACTGCCAAACGATTGGTTAACAGCAGACACACGTTATTTCATTAATCCAACCGGCCGTTTTGTCATCGGAGGACCTTTGGGTGACTGTGGTTTAACGGGCAGGAAAATTATTGTAGATACATACGGTGGCATGGCAAGACATGGCGGCGGTTGCTTTTCTGGTAAAGATCCTTCAAAAGTAGATCGCTCAGCAGCCTATGCAGCGCGGCACGTTGCTAAAAACATTGTAGCTGCTGGAATCGCAGATAAGTGTGAAATTCAAGTGTCCTATGCAATTGGTATTGCCGAGCCAACTTCAATCAGTATTGATACCTTTAATACAGGTAAATTGTCTAATAAAGATATTATAAAATTGATTAATGATCATTTTGATTTAACCCCGCAAGGCATTATCAATCATCATGACTTGCTGCGTCCTATTTATCAACAAACTGCTACTTATGGTCATTATGGTCGAGCTAATTTGCCTTGGGAGCGCTTAGATAAAGTAGACGTACTAAGACAGGCTTTATAGCGTTAGTTTTTGTATTGCAATCTTGGGTATTTTGGTAACTAGCAATTTTGTTATCTATTGTTATTATTTAAACTCAGTTACTAAAGAAATAGACTGAAAGTTTAACTATGATTTATATACTGTATTTGGTAAAAGGATAATTTATGAACACAACCACTGTTGCGACTGCCAGTACGACTGCAGATGACTTTAAAGTAGCAGACATTTCCCTCGCTGCCTGGGGACGTAAAGAAATCGCTATTGCTGAAACTGAAATGCCAGGACTAATGGCACTACGTGAAGAATTTGCAGCCGAGCAGCCATTAAAAGGCGCGCGCATTGCTGGTTGTTTACATATGACTATTCAAACAGCTGTGTTAATTGAAACATTAACAGCTTTAGGCGCAGAGGTGCGTTGGTCTTCATGCAATATTTTTTCTACTCAAGACCACGCGGCAGCAGCGATGGCAGAAGCCAATATCCCTGTCTTTGCCTGGAAAGGGGAAACGGAAGGGGAGTATTGGTGGTGTATTGAGCAAACGATTTTAGCTAGAAACGGCTGGCGGCCTAATATGATCTTGGATGATGGGGGTGATTTAACGTTTGTAATCCATGATAAATACCCAGAACTACTTAATGATATACGAGGTATCTCAGAAGAGACAACTACGGGTGTTGCTAGGCTTTATGATATGGCGAAAAAAGGCTTGTTAAAAGCGCCAGCAATCAATGTAAATGATTCGGTTACAAAGTCTAAGTTTGATAATTTATATGGCTGTAGAGAGTCTCTTTTGGATGGTTTAAAGCGAGCCACCGATGTTATGGTTGCTGGTAAAGTAGCTATTATTCTTGGCTATGGCGATGTAGGTAAGGGGTGCGCTCAAGCCCTACGCGGGCAAGGTGCCACTGTTTTAATTGCTGAAATAGATCCTATTTGTGCACTACAAGCTGCAATGGAAGGGTATCGGGTAGTGACCCTAGATGATGTCGCTGAGCAAGTAGATATTGTGGTTACCGCAACGGGTAATTATCATGTCGTGACGCATGAGCACATGATACGCATGCGAAACCAAGCGATAGTTTGTAACATTGGCCATTTTGACTCTGAAATTGATATTCAGAGCTTGCGTCAATATCGTTGGGAAAATATTAAGCCACAAGTAGATCATGTTATTTTTCCTGATGGAAAGCGTATTATTGTTTTAGCTGAAGGACGATTAGTAAATCTTGGTTGTGCAACAGGCCACCCCAGTTTTGTCATGTCTGCTTCGTTCACGAATCAAGTATTAGCTCAAATTGAACTCTATAATAATCATCATTATAAGTGTGAAGTGTATACGCTACCAAAACATTTAGATGAGAAAGTAGCCCGTTTGCATCTAAATCGAATTGGCGCAAAGCTCACGCAATTAACTGAGCGACAAGCTAATTATATTGGCGTAGATATTAATGGACCCTATAAGCCAGATCATTATCGTTATTAATAATTATATTACCTTACTTTTAGCTAAGGTTTATCATTTAACTAACGATTACAGAGAGTATTTAAGCGACAACATGCAGGACTTAATTTATTTTATTTTACATATAGATACCTATTTAGTAAATTTTGCTTCGGCACATGGAGCTTGGACTTATTTAGCGTTATTTGCAGTAATTTTTTGTGAAACAGGCTTAATTATACTGCCTTTTTTGCCAGGAGACTCCTTACTCTTTGTTGCTGGGAGTTTTGCAGCTCACCCGGATAGCCCGCTTAATGTTATGGTATTGTTTTTATTATTAAGCTTGGCTTCTATTATTGGGAATCAAATTAATTATTTCGTAGGTAGATTAATTGGGCCGCGTGTTTTCACCGCGAAAGAAACACGCATCTTTAATAAAAAACACCTAATGCAAGCTCACCAATTTTATGAAAAGCATGGTGGTAAGACGATCTTTCTAGCTCGATTTTTACCTATTGTGCGTACGTTTGTGCCTTTTGTGGCAGGTGTTAGCTATATGAATTTAGTTCAATTTACCTATTATAATGTTTTAAGTGCCATATTATGGATTGGAAGCTTACTGGCTTTTGGCTATTTTTTTGGCAGTATTCCCATTATTAAAGAAAATTTCTCTGCAGTTATTTATGGCATCATTATCCTTTCCTGCTTGCCTCCTTTAGTCACTTTTCTTTTTGTGCAAAATAAAAAACCTTAACTACTTAAGCCCTTGAACTTGTCAAAAGTAAACTCATTAAACTGAGCTAAAATTAGTAGCAAGGGCATAAAATTTTATAGGGCTAAGCCTTGGTTTTTGCAAACTAAAATTCCAATTTACAGTTTGCAATAGTTAAATTTTTAAAGAGCTTTCTATTTAGAATATTTTAAATTGATTGAATATCAGCAGCTTAGGGAAATGAAATTAAATTTAAATGCCCTATACGTTCAGGATATGATTATGAAAAATATAAATAAATCAAGCTCATCAATGTTTAAAGCTAATGAATTAACTCATTTGATTGGCGCTGCTGATACTAAGTCGGCAATTACTGATAAGAATAATATTCAATTAAAGCAGATGCTAGGTAATTGCAGTCATACTATTTTCATTGGATTATTAACACCTGAAGGTACTTTTGCTTATGTTAATAAGATTGCCTTTGATTTAATAGGAATGAAGGCGGAAGATGTATTGAATAAGCCCCTGCCTAAAGTTGCTTGTTGGTCTTTCTCTCTTGTCACTCGCAAACTTTTACGCAAAGCAATTAAATTGGCTGCAAAGGGTAATGCCAGTCATTTTGAAATTACCATGCAGGATAAAGAGGGTAAGCTACATATTACTGACTTCTTTTTACATCCCTTATTTGGTTCTACAGGTGAAGTCAACTATTTAGTGCCTTCTATTCAAGACATTACTGCCCGACAACGTTTGGAGTCAAATCTGCAATTAACGCAATTTGCAGTTGATCATGCGGAAGATGCTATATTGCAAATTGGTGCGGATAGTAGAGTTAAGTATGCTAATGAATCTGCGTGCCGGCACCTAGGTTATTCACACAAACAGTTAATTGGTATGTCAGTCAATGAATTTGATCGATACAGTCGAGAAGTTAATTGGAAGTCTCAATGGCATGAGTTAAAAGCTAAAGGGGCAAGGCGGGGTGAATCCATTCATTGTCATTGTGATGGTCGAGAAATTCCTGTTGAAATTTCAGCAACTTATTTTGAGTACCAAGGTGAGGAATACTGCTTTATGTATGTTAAGGATATAAGTGAGCAGAAAGCAGCTGCTAAACGAATTGAATACCTAGCCCATTACGATCGCATGACGCGATTACCTAATCGGTTTTTATTTACTGAACGTTTAAATGAAGCGCTTAATATTGCAGCAAAAAATAAATCGTTATTAGTAATTTTTTGTATAGGGTTAGATCGATTTAAATTAGTCAATGATACCCTAGGTAATGCGGGTGGTGATGAGGTGTTACAAATAACCGCGAATCGATTAATATCTAGTGTTCGTGATTTGGATGTAGTGGCGCGCATTGGGGGTGATGAATTTGCGATTTTATTAGAAAAAAGTCCAAAAAATAATAATGAAGTCATAAAAACTGCGCAACGTATTATAGATATTTTTAATCAACC
Proteins encoded in this window:
- a CDS encoding DedA family protein, which gives rise to MQDLIYFILHIDTYLVNFASAHGAWTYLALFAVIFCETGLIILPFLPGDSLLFVAGSFAAHPDSPLNVMVLFLLLSLASIIGNQINYFVGRLIGPRVFTAKETRIFNKKHLMQAHQFYEKHGGKTIFLARFLPIVRTFVPFVAGVSYMNLVQFTYYNVLSAILWIGSLLAFGYFFGSIPIIKENFSAVIYGIIILSCLPPLVTFLFVQNKKP
- the metK gene encoding methionine adenosyltransferase gives rise to the protein MNEFHVFTSESVSEGHPDKIADQISDAILDAILSKDPKARVACETLVKTGMVLIGGEITTSAWVDVEEITRRVVRDIGYNSSDMGFDWASCAVLSAIGKQSPDISQGVDNPTTNILGAGDQGLMFGYASRETDVFMPAPIAYAHRLMERQALLRKQKKLPWLRPDAKCQLTLRYEQGKPVGIDTVVFSTQHDPDISYENIVEAVHEEIIKPVLPNDWLTADTRYFINPTGRFVIGGPLGDCGLTGRKIIVDTYGGMARHGGGCFSGKDPSKVDRSAAYAARHVAKNIVAAGIADKCEIQVSYAIGIAEPTSISIDTFNTGKLSNKDIIKLINDHFDLTPQGIINHHDLLRPIYQQTATYGHYGRANLPWERLDKVDVLRQAL
- the carA gene encoding glutamine-hydrolyzing carbamoyl-phosphate synthase small subunit; its protein translation is MLNKPAILALADGTVVEGISVGASGDCVGELVFNTAMTGYQEMLTDPSYAKQIVMLTTAHVGNTGCNNEDMESSRVWATGLVMRNYSPIPSNYRSNQSLSDWLKKNNIVAIAGIDTRQLTTLIREKGALGCCISTNVAKPKLALAKAEAFSGLNDADLATEVSRQTIERWDQGRGLWSEASKPLHYHVVAYDFGVKNTILRILYDKGCYITLVPAQTSAEEVLALNPDGVFLSNGPGDPKACQYAIDATKTFLKTEIPVFGICLGFQILALASGAKSAKMKFGHHGANHPVIATEEDKQVFITSQNHGFTIDEHTLTDNWDITHRSLFDQTLQGIKHKFKPALGFQGHPEASPGPHDIEVLFDQFITMMHNANNQRGIK
- the ahcY gene encoding adenosylhomocysteinase, which gives rise to MNTTTVATASTTADDFKVADISLAAWGRKEIAIAETEMPGLMALREEFAAEQPLKGARIAGCLHMTIQTAVLIETLTALGAEVRWSSCNIFSTQDHAAAAMAEANIPVFAWKGETEGEYWWCIEQTILARNGWRPNMILDDGGDLTFVIHDKYPELLNDIRGISEETTTGVARLYDMAKKGLLKAPAINVNDSVTKSKFDNLYGCRESLLDGLKRATDVMVAGKVAIILGYGDVGKGCAQALRGQGATVLIAEIDPICALQAAMEGYRVVTLDDVAEQVDIVVTATGNYHVVTHEHMIRMRNQAIVCNIGHFDSEIDIQSLRQYRWENIKPQVDHVIFPDGKRIIVLAEGRLVNLGCATGHPSFVMSASFTNQVLAQIELYNNHHYKCEVYTLPKHLDEKVARLHLNRIGAKLTQLTERQANYIGVDINGPYKPDHYRY
- a CDS encoding sensor domain-containing protein, with product MKNINKSSSSMFKANELTHLIGAADTKSAITDKNNIQLKQMLGNCSHTIFIGLLTPEGTFAYVNKIAFDLIGMKAEDVLNKPLPKVACWSFSLVTRKLLRKAIKLAAKGNASHFEITMQDKEGKLHITDFFLHPLFGSTGEVNYLVPSIQDITARQRLESNLQLTQFAVDHAEDAILQIGADSRVKYANESACRHLGYSHKQLIGMSVNEFDRYSREVNWKSQWHELKAKGARRGESIHCHCDGREIPVEISATYFEYQGEEYCFMYVKDISEQKAAAKRIEYLAHYDRMTRLPNRFLFTERLNEALNIAAKNKSLLVIFCIGLDRFKLVNDTLGNAGGDEVLQITANRLISSVRDLDVVARIGGDEFAILLEKSPKNNNEVIKTAQRIIDIFNQPYLINRQEIFIMCSIGIATYPKGGRDADEILKNASAALQQAKKQGGNSFCVYTSAPCSRDPARWYWEADLRNALKNKQFEIYYQPRVDSNTGKIFGAEALLRWHHPTKGLVLPDQFIGIAEETGLILPIGEWVLLNAAKQRKEWENQGFSLARLGINLSARQFHQKNLVQIIQRILIETNLDPDLIELELTESLIMQDVGLAIETMNKLKDLGIHIALDDFGTGYSSLSYLRYFPIDTLKIDRSFVNEITFDKNSVAIAEAIIIMAHRLDLTVIAEGVETFEQLMVLRQGGCDQIQGFHFSKPLPPEEMTLLLASEVSVRNWGESYSYRH